From a region of the Vanessa atalanta chromosome 13, ilVanAtal1.2, whole genome shotgun sequence genome:
- the LOC125068038 gene encoding ras-related protein M-Ras-like isoform X2, whose product MVSIFKDCDRVKLVVVGDGGVGKSAITIQFFQKLFVTDYDPTIEDSYIQHTEVDGQWCILDVLDTAGQEEFSAMREQYMRKGDGFLLVYSVTDKQSFENIRHFHTQILRVKDRETYPMLVSANKVDLVHARAVSEEAGRELARALAAPYIETSAKEPPLNIDAAFHELVRIIRNHPQQEEKQRRRRKLFGRCALL is encoded by the exons ATGGTGTCCATATTCAAAGACTGTGACCGT GTGAAACTTGTGGTGGTAGGCGATGGTGGTGTTGGTAAAAGTGCAATTACCATTCAGTTCTTCCAGAAATTGTTTGTCACAGATTATGATCCCACCATCGAAGATTCATACATTCAACATACAGAGGTGGATGGACAATGGTGCATACTTGATG TACTGGACACGGCGGGCCAGGAGGAGTTCAGTGCGATGCGGGAGCAGTACATGAGGAAGGGCGACGGCTTCCTGCTCGTGTACTCGGTGACGGACAAGCAGAGCTTCGAGAATATAAGGCACTTCCATACGCAGATCCTGCGAGTGAAGGACCG CGAGACGTACCCCATGCTGGTGTCGGCCAACAAGGTGGACCTGGTGCACGCGCGCGCCGTGAGCGAGGAGGCGGGCCGCGAGCTGGCGCGCGCGCTGGCCGCGCCCTACATCGAGACCAGCGCCAAGGAGCCGCCGCTCAACATCGACGCCGCCTTCCACGAG CTCGTCCGCATCATCCGCAACCATCCGCAGCAGGAGGAGAAACAGCGCCGCCGCAGGAAACTTTTCGGCCGGTGCGCGCTGCTCTGA
- the LOC125068038 gene encoding ras-related protein M-Ras-like isoform X1, which produces MTRPGPPSENLPTVKLVVVGDGGVGKSAITIQFFQKLFVTDYDPTIEDSYIQHTEVDGQWCILDVLDTAGQEEFSAMREQYMRKGDGFLLVYSVTDKQSFENIRHFHTQILRVKDRETYPMLVSANKVDLVHARAVSEEAGRELARALAAPYIETSAKEPPLNIDAAFHELVRIIRNHPQQEEKQRRRRKLFGRCALL; this is translated from the exons ATGACGCGTCCCGGTCCTCCCAGCGAAAACCTTCCCACT GTGAAACTTGTGGTGGTAGGCGATGGTGGTGTTGGTAAAAGTGCAATTACCATTCAGTTCTTCCAGAAATTGTTTGTCACAGATTATGATCCCACCATCGAAGATTCATACATTCAACATACAGAGGTGGATGGACAATGGTGCATACTTGATG TACTGGACACGGCGGGCCAGGAGGAGTTCAGTGCGATGCGGGAGCAGTACATGAGGAAGGGCGACGGCTTCCTGCTCGTGTACTCGGTGACGGACAAGCAGAGCTTCGAGAATATAAGGCACTTCCATACGCAGATCCTGCGAGTGAAGGACCG CGAGACGTACCCCATGCTGGTGTCGGCCAACAAGGTGGACCTGGTGCACGCGCGCGCCGTGAGCGAGGAGGCGGGCCGCGAGCTGGCGCGCGCGCTGGCCGCGCCCTACATCGAGACCAGCGCCAAGGAGCCGCCGCTCAACATCGACGCCGCCTTCCACGAG CTCGTCCGCATCATCCGCAACCATCCGCAGCAGGAGGAGAAACAGCGCCGCCGCAGGAAACTTTTCGGCCGGTGCGCGCTGCTCTGA